A window from Candidatus Tectomicrobia bacterium encodes these proteins:
- a CDS encoding YdhR family protein: MITAIVTAPIPQGMTYEKYVENTNRISSRFQQIPGLIRKNFLFSRAQGLGGGVYLWESREAAEKCYAGMWRENFVKAFGVEPSIAFFDTPVVVDNAAGKIVQAA, translated from the coding sequence ATGATCACCGCCATCGTCACCGCCCCCATCCCGCAAGGAATGACCTACGAGAAGTACGTCGAGAACACGAATCGCATCTCCTCCCGCTTCCAGCAGATCCCCGGCCTCATCCGCAAGAACTTCCTCTTCAGCCGGGCGCAGGGCCTGGGCGGGGGCGTGTATCTCTGGGAGAGCCGCGAGGCCGCCGAGAAGTGCTACGCCGGGATGTGGCGGGAGAACTTCGTCAAGGCCTTCGGGGTGGAGCCCAGCATCGCCTTCTTCGATACCCCGGTCGTGGTGGACAACGCGGCCGGCAAGATCGTCCAGGCGGCCTAG